In Uranotaenia lowii strain MFRU-FL chromosome 2, ASM2978415v1, whole genome shotgun sequence, one genomic interval encodes:
- the LOC129750066 gene encoding probable cytochrome P450 9f2, whose amino-acid sequence MGWFEWLTALLIVVSLLYHWSTGTYRYFKKKGVAFVEPYPLLGSLWPVFFRRIHPTDVITRGYRRFPDRKFSGYFEFRKPTVLLHDPELVKQITIKDFDNFPDHANVCPIEIDPLLGRALFFSGDQLWREARSGQSPAFTGSKMRNMFGLIDTYMENATKRLLVDAGGGKSEREAKDLISKLGNDVMASVSFGVDIDSIHDPGNDYYQQGLRLAATSGFQGLKFFLLTVLPANLFRLFGIRFMPKSCTDFYVNVINKTIDHREKNNIKRPDFIHLFMQARKNLLVTDQADDQLNSVGFSTVQEHLTGSIENSRFTDLDIAAMAGAFIFAGIETTTSTLCFALYELALNLEIQEKLLCEIDTTHKNLGKSKLTYEVLQTMPFLDAVVSETLRKWPPIGVTNRVCNRPYTLKDLDGSKFTIAKGQVVQIPIVSFHRDPKYFSEPNNFLPTRFSPENRHLINQSTYLPFGVGPRNCIGSRLALAQVKCVLYHLMVNFVVEFSPKMMVPVELDPSSTAMTARGGFWFNFVPR is encoded by the exons ATGGGTTGGTTCGAGTGGCTCACCGCGCTGCTGATCGTCGTTTCGTTGCTCTATCACTGGAGCACTGGGACATACAGATATTTCAAAAAGAAGGGAGTTGCATTCGTAGAACCATACCCATTGTTGGGTAGTCTTTGGCCAGTATTTTTCCGTCGGATTCACCCAACGGACGTGATCACCCGGGGCTATCGCCGTTTTCCCGATCGTAAGTTCTCAGGATACTTTGAATTTCGTAAACCAACGGTTTTGCTCCACGATCCGGAACTCGTAAAACAGATCacaattaaagattttgataattttccgGACCATGCCAATGTGTGCCCGATCGAGATCGATCCTCTTTTGGGGCGAGCTCTGTTCTTTTCCGGTGACCAGCTTTGGAGAGAAGCTCGATCGGGACAGAGTCCAGCATTTACGGGCAGTAAAATGCGCAATATGTTCGGGCTGATCGACACTTACATGGAGAACGCAACGAAGCGTTTGTTGGTTGATGCTGGTGGAGGAAAATCCGAACGAGAAGCAAAAGATCTTATCTCCAA gCTTGGTAATGATGTCATGGCATCGGTTTCGTTCGGTGTTGACATCGATTCCATCCACGATCCCGGGAATGATTACTACCAACAAGGATTACGTTTGGCTGCAACTAGTGGATTTCAAGGCCTCAAGTTCTTCCTGTTGACAGTTTTGCCTGCCAACTTGTTTCGGTTATTTGGAATAAGATTCATGCCAAAGAGTTGCACCGACTTCTACGTAAATGTTATCAACAAAACTATAGATCATCGAGAGAAGAATAATATCAAACGTCCAGATTTTATCCATCTATTCATGCAAGCTCGTAAGAACCTATTAGTGACTGATCAAGCTGATGACCAGCTGAACAGCGTAGGATTTTCAACGGTTCAGGAACACCTCACCGGATCAATCGAAAACAGTCGATTCACTGATTTGGACATCGCAGCAATGGCTGGAGCGTTCATTTTCGCCGGAATCGAAACCACAACCTCCACCTTATGCTTTGCCCTTTATGAGCTGGCATTAAACcttgaaattcaggaaaaactTTTGTGCGAAATTGATACCACCCACAAAAACCTGGGAAAAAGTAAACTAACCTACGAAGTACTCCAGACCATGCCATTCCTCGATGCCGTGGTTTCGGAAACCCTCCGAAAATGGCCACCAATCGGAGTAACCAATCGTGTTTGCAATCGACCTTACACTTTAAAAGATCTGGATGGTTCCAAGTTCACCATCGCTAAGGGTCAAGTAGTACAGATACCCATCGTTTCGTTTCATCGAGATCCAAAATATTTCTCGGAACCCAACAACTTTCTACCAACTAGATTTTCTCCGGAAAATCGCCACTTGATCAACCAATCGACGTATTTGCCCTTCGGAGTGGGACCCCGGAACTGTATCGGGTCCCGGTTGGCTTTGGCGCAGGTCAAGTGCGTGCTGTATCATCTGATGGTAAATTTCGTGGTAGAGTTTTCCCCCAAAATGATGGTTCCGGTTGAGTTGGATCCAAGCTCCACCGCGATGACCGCGCGTGGTggattttggtttaattttgttcCACGATGA
- the LOC129750065 gene encoding probable cytochrome P450 9f2, producing MGVFITLAALALIAYLFYRWSVATYDYFEKRGVPFLRPKPLVGSLWPVFSGQKHAMDAAQEGYWVFPEARFSGFFMFRKPGYLIHDPELIKQITIKDFDHFTDHANNITPELDPFLGRSLFFAEGHRWKPGRTGLSPAFTGSKMRNMMVLLYNYLEGAMERLKEDANGGKFEKEMKDFFQRLGNDVTTSISFGVEVDSFRDPDNQFLEAGKLLTATDGLQGFKFFLITFFPEKLFTALNIRVTPQKVAEFYEEAVSKSIKHREENNIVRPDFIHLLLQARKNELKEDHNDDKFDSAGFSTVQEHLQAPSGTAKSSEWTDLDIAAAAASFFFGGIETTTVFLSFTIYELALNPDIQDKLRAEIDATTETLNGKNLSYEAMQQMKYLDQVVTEALRRWTSFGITNRKCVKEYTFENSDGTKVTIEKGTLIQIPMAAIHLDAKYYPNPLRFDPERFSEENRHQLNPNAYMPFGMGPRNCIGSRLALMQAKCFLFYILKHFTVEISQKTDVPIQIDKRSVGVKTLSGIWVYLTPRS from the exons ATGGGCGTGTTCATCACGTTGGCCGCGCTCGCGCTTATTGCGTATCTGTTTTATCGATGGAGCGTCGCCACCtacgattattttgaaaaacgcGGAGTGCCATTCTTGCGACCGAAGCCTCTGGTGGGGAGCCTATGGCCAGTATTTTCCGGTCAGAAGCATGCCATGGATGCGGCCCAGGAAGGTTACTGGGTGTTTCCAGAGGCGCGGTTTTCCGGCTTCTTTATGTTTCGAAAACCGGGGTACTTGATTCATGATCCGGAGTTGATTAAGCAAATAACGATTAAGGATTTCGATCATTTTACCGATCATGCTAATAATATAACTCCGGAGTTGGATCCATTCTTGGGGCGGTCATTGTTTTTCGCTGAAGGTCATCGCTGGAAGCCCGGTAGGACCGGATTGAGTCCGGCATTCACCGGAAGCAAAATGCGCAATATGATGGTGCTGCTGTATAATTATTTGGAAGGTGCTATGGAGAGACTGAAGGAAGACGCGAACGGAGGAAAGTTTGAAAAGGAAATGAAAGATTTCTTCCAGAG aTTGGGAAACGACGTAACTACATCGATTTCCTTCGGCGTAGAGGTGGACTCGTTTCGCGATCCAGACAATCAATTTTTGGAAGCTGGAAAGTTGCTCACTGCAACGGATGGACTGCAGGGATTCAAGTTCTTCTTGATAACGTTTTTCCCAGAGAAATTGTTCACAGCTCTGAACATCCGCGTAACGCCTCAGAAAGTGGCAGAGTTCTACGAGGAAGCTGTGTCGAAAAGTATCAAACatcgagaagaaaacaataTCGTTCGTCCCGATTTCATCCATTTGTTGCTGCAGGCTAGGAAAAATGAACTTAAAGAAGATCACAATGATGATAAGTTTGACAGTGCTGGATTCTCGACTGTCCAGGAACATCTGCAGGCGCCGTCCGGTACTGCAAAATCTAGCGAATGGACTGACTTAGACATTGCGGCTGCTGCTGCGTCCTTCTTCTTCGGTGGAATCGAAACTACCACAGTTTTCCTCAGCTTCACTATCTACGAACTGGCCTTGAATCCTGATATTCAGGACAAACTTCGTGCGGAAATCGATGCCACCACCGAAACCTTAAACGGCAAAAATCTGTCCTACGAAGCCATGCAACAGATGAAATACTTGGACCAGGTTGTGACCGAAGCTCTCCGACGCTGGACATCGTTCGGCATAACGAACCGGAAGTGCGTCAAAGAGTACACTTTTGAAAACTCTGACGGTACCAAGGTCACCATCGAGAAGGGCACCCTCATTCAGATCCCTATGGCGGCTATCCATTTGGACGCCAAATACTATCCGAATCCACTGCGATTCGATCCAGAGCGCTTTTCGGAAGAAAATCGACACCAACTGAACCCGAACGCGTACATGCCCTTCGGGATGGGACCGCGGAACTGCATCGGTTCCCGACTGGCGCTGATGCAGGCCAAGTGTTTCCTGTTCTATATTTTGAAGCATTTTACGGTGGAAATTTCCCAGAAAACCGATGTGCCCATCCAGATTGATAAACGTTCGGTTGGCGTTAAAACGTTGAGCGGGATTTGGGTTTATTTGACCCCGAGGTCATAA
- the LOC129741079 gene encoding cytochrome P450 9b2-like translates to MIALLLVPIVLFLLYRWTVRNNKYFEKLKIPFVKPYPLFGALWPVFSRKSHPCDALTLGYDQFPKNRFSGYFEFHRPAILLHDPELVKQIAIKDHEQFPDHDTFCPVEVDPFVGRVIFFETGQTWKKSRKNQSPLFTSSKMSNMFVLVSEHVKAAVGRLVDDSKASSMVVEGYDLFSRMTNDVMTLVSLGIDVDSVHDRENDFYRNSLQITENVGFQQLKFFLLTVLPVRLFTLFRISILSDKCIKFYENAVDSVVNYRKKNNVTRPDFINSLMKHYKSEDSAEDQTQKEGYSNLDISAIAGTFLFAGIETSTAAVCFALYEMALNKQIREKLQAEVDAVHEELNGSPVTYDALQKMQYLDMVVSESLRKYPSVPMTNRASKKAYTIEDHNGKTFPIKQGQVVTIPIMSFHRDPRYFPNPDRFYPERFAEENSKLINKDAFMPFGVGPRMCIGLRLGLLETKCILYYLMVHFNVELNAKMERVRLKKSSTVLTAENGFWFNFIPRVRD, encoded by the exons ATGATTGCCTTACTTCTTGTTCCGATCGTCCTGTTCCTTCTCTATCGGTGGACAGTCCGAAATAATAAGTACTTCGAGAAGCTGAAAATTCCCTTCGTAAAACCTTACCCACTGTTCGGTGCCTTGTGGCCAGTTTTCTCCCGTAAATCGCATCCGTGCGACGCGCTTACCCTTGGCTATGATCAGTTTCCGAAGAACCGTTTCTCCGGATACTTTGAATTTCATCGACCCGCCATCCTACTGCACGATCCGGAACTGGTGAAGCAGATTGCCATTAAAGACCACGAGCAGTTTCCCGATCATGACACATTCTGTCCGGTGGAGGTCGATCCGTTCGTTGGTCGGGTGATCTTTTTCGAAACCGGCCAAACGTGGAAGAAGTCCCGGAAGAACCAGTCACCATTGTTCACCAGCAGCAAGATGAGCAACATGTTTGTGCTGGTTTCGGAACATGTGAAAGCCGCCGTTGGTCGACTGGTGGATGATTCCAAAGCTAGTTCAATGGTCGTTGAGGGATATGATCTGTTTTCTAG AATGACGAACGATGTAATGACGCTGGTGTCGTTGGGCATCGATGTCGATTCCGTGCACGATCGGGAGAACGATTTCTACCGGAATAGCCTGCAGATCACGGAAAACGTGGGCTTTCAGCAGTTGAAGTTCTTCCTGCTTACGGTACTTCCGGTCAGGTTGTTCACTCTCTTCCGCATCTCGATCCTGTCGGATAAATGTATCAAATTCTATGAAAATGCCGTCGACAGCGTGGTTAACTATCGGAAAAAGAATAACGTGACCCGACCGGACTTTATCAACAGCCTAATGAAGCACTACAAAAGTGAAGATTCTGCTGAAGACCAAACTCAAAAAGAAGGATACTCCAATCTGGACATATCGGCAATTGCTGGTACCTTCTTATTCGCTGGAATTGAAACATCCACAGCCGCCGTTTGTTTTGCCCTTTACGAAATGGCACTGAACAAACAGATCCGCGAAAAACTTCAAGCCGAGGTAGATGCCGTCCATGAGGAGCTGAACGGATCTCCGGTTACCTACGATGCATTGCAGAAGATGCAATACCTGGATATGGTTGTCTCGGAGTCCCTCCGTAAATATCCCTCAGTACCAATGACCAATCGGGCCAGCAAGAAAGCCTACACAATCGAAGACCATAACGGAAAAACTTTCCCCATCAAGCAGGGACAAGTTGTCACAATTCCCATCATGTCGTTCCATCGGGATCCCCGCTACTTCCCCAATCCGGACCGGTTCTATCCGGAGCGTTTCGCCGAAGAGAACTCGAAGCTCATCAATAAGGATGCGTTCATGCCGTTCGGGGTGGGACCTCGGATGTGTATCGGGCTGCGTTTGGGACTCCTGGAGACCAAATGTATCCTGTACTATTTGATGGTTCACTTCAACGTCGAACTTAACGCCAAGATGGAACGGGTTAGGCTGAAGAAAAGTTCAACTGTACTGACAGCCGAAAATGGTTTCTGGTTTAATTTTATTCCCAGGGTTCGCGATTGA